From one Cucurbita pepo subsp. pepo cultivar mu-cu-16 chromosome LG17, ASM280686v2, whole genome shotgun sequence genomic stretch:
- the LOC111778711 gene encoding glycine-rich cell wall structural protein-like, protein MGSGWNRVALFCLLCFYVVVSGVLARGVAKPRNEEEEKFLFFGKGGGLGGGYGGGSGCGGGGAGAGSGFGGGSGGGGGLGGGSGGGGGIGGGSGGGFGGGHGIGGGVGGGGGDGDGDGDGGLGGGDGGGFGNGGGYGGGFGKGGGLGGGGGFGKGGGYGGGIGKGGGLGGDGGGGGGGGSGGGFAGGGNGHH, encoded by the coding sequence ATGGGTAGTGGCTGGAACAGAGTGGCTTTGTTCTGTTTGTTATGTTTTTATGTTGTTGTGTCGGGTGTGCTTGCTAGGGGAGTGGCTAAACCGAGGAATGAGGAGGAAGAGAAGTTTCTGTTCTTTGGCAAGGGTGGTGGACTAGGAGGTGGATATGGTGGTGGCAGTGGttgtggaggaggaggagctgGTGCTGGCAGTGGTTTTGGAGGTGGAagtggtggcggcggcggtcTTGGAGGGGGaagtggcggcggcggtggtatTGGAGGTGGAAGTGGAGGAGGCTTTGGAGGGGGTCATGGGATTGGTGGTGGTGtaggaggtggaggtggagatggagatggagatggagatggaggCCTTGGAGGTGGTGATGGTGGCGGGTTCGGTAATGGTGGTGGTTATGGCGGAGGATTTGGAAAGGGTGGAGGTCTTGGAGGTGGAGGGGGGTTCGGTAAGGGCGGTGGATACGGTGGTGGCATTGGAAAGGGTGGAGGACTTGGTGGTGatggtggaggtggaggtggaggtggcTCGGGTGGTGGATTTGCCGGCGGCGGAAATGGACACCACTAA
- the LOC111778710 gene encoding uncharacterized protein LOC111778710 — protein MSSVHSRTTTTMLPPGASRKRKEVEAFVKPKAVGADSVVSNRLLAGYLAHEFLSKGTLFGEIYEPARSEAVGMTCSRPAEYKKTKPEAAAAPSVEKENQSYAEVASILKMEGAHLPGIVNPAQLARWIKMSVMDA, from the exons ATGAGTAGTGTTCACTCAcgcaccaccaccaccatgtTGCCTCCTGGGGCGTCTAGGAAGCGGAAGGAAGTTGAGGCGTTTGTGAAGCCGAAAGCTGTGGGAGCCGACTCCGTTGTGTCGAATCGCCTTCTGGCTGGCTACTTGGCTCATGAGTTTCTCAGTAAAGGCACTTTGTTTGGGGAGATATACGAGCCGGCTCGAAGTGAAGCCGTTGGAATGACTTGCTCGCGGCCAGCCGAGTATAAGAAGACGAAGCCGGAAGCCGCTGCTGCGCCTAGtgttgaaaaggaaaatcagaGCTATGCTGAGGTGGCAAGCATCTTGAAGATGGAGGGGGCCCACTTGCCTGGGATTGTTAACCCGGCCCAGCTCGCTCGGTGGATTAAAAT GTCTGTAATGGATGCATGA
- the LOC111778588 gene encoding uncharacterized protein LOC111778588 codes for MSSVHSRTTTTMLPPGASRKRKEVEAFVKPKAVGADSVVSNRLLAGYLAHEFLSKGTLFGEIYEPARSEAVGMTCSRPAEYKKTKPEAAAAPSVEKENQSYAEVASILKMEGAHLPGIVNPAQLARWIKM; via the coding sequence ATGAGTAGTGTTCACTCAcgcaccaccaccaccatgtTGCCTCCTGGGGCGTCTAGGAAGCGGAAGGAAGTTGAGGCGTTTGTGAAGCCGAAAGCTGTGGGAGCCGACTCCGTTGTGTCGAATCGCCTTCTGGCTGGCTACTTGGCTCATGAGTTTCTCAGTAAAGGCACTTTGTTTGGGGAGATATACGAGCCGGCTCGAAGTGAAGCCGTTGGAATGACTTGCTCGCGGCCAGCCGAGTATAAGAAGACGAAGCCGGAAGCCGCTGCTGCGCCTAGtgttgaaaaggaaaatcagaGCTATGCTGAGGTGGCAAGCATCTTGAAGATGGAGGGGGCCCACTTGCCTGGGATTGTTAACCCGGCCCAGCTCGCTCGGTGGATTAAAATGTAA